One genomic segment of Stenotrophomonas sp. 704A1 includes these proteins:
- a CDS encoding S9 family peptidase, producing MRHLFASLALMLATSTAAHAEKLTLEAITGPLPLSGPTLMKPKVAPDGSRVTFLRGKDSDRNQLDLWTYDIGSGQTRLLVDSKVVLPGTETLSDEEKARRERQRIAAMTGIVDYQWSPDAQRLLFPLGGELYLYDLKQQGQAAVRQLTHGEGFATDAKLSPKGGFVSFIRGRNLWVIDLASGRQLQLTRDGSSTIGNGVAEFVADEEMDRHTGYWWAPDDSAIAFARIDESPVPVQKRYEVYADRTDVIEQRYPAAGDANVRVQLGVITPTADAQPRWIDLGEQQDIYLARVDWRDAQHLGFQRQSRDQKQLDLVEVALAGNTQRVLVRETSPTWVPLHNSLRFLDDGSVLWSSERSGFEHLYRIDSTGKTTALTHGNWSVDELLAVDEKAGKVYFRAGIDSARESQIYAVSLQGGQPQRLSRAPGMHSASFARNASVYVDTWSNSTTPPQIELFRANGEKIATLLENDLADPKHPYARYRDAQRPVEFGTLTAADGKTPLNYSVIKPDGFDPAKRYPVAVYVYGGPASQTVTDSWPGRGDHLFNQYLAQHGYVVFSLDNRGTPRRGRDFGGALYGRQGTVEVDDQLRGVAWLKQQPWVDPARIGVQGWSNGGYMTLMLLAKASDQYACGVAGAPVTDWGLYDSHYTERYMDLPKRNDAGYREARVLTHIEGLRSPLLLIHGMADDNVLFSNSTSLMSALQKRGQPFELMTYPGAKHGLSGADALHRYRVAEAFLGRCLKP from the coding sequence ATGCGCCACCTGTTCGCTTCGCTCGCCCTCATGCTCGCCACCAGTACCGCCGCCCACGCCGAAAAGCTGACCCTGGAAGCCATCACCGGCCCGTTGCCGCTGTCCGGCCCGACCCTGATGAAGCCCAAGGTGGCCCCCGACGGTTCGCGGGTGACCTTCCTGCGGGGCAAGGACAGCGACCGCAACCAGCTGGATCTGTGGACCTACGACATCGGCAGCGGCCAGACCCGGCTGCTGGTGGATTCCAAGGTCGTGCTGCCCGGTACCGAAACCCTCAGCGACGAAGAGAAGGCGCGCCGCGAGCGCCAGCGCATCGCCGCGATGACCGGCATCGTCGATTACCAGTGGTCACCGGATGCACAGCGCCTGCTGTTCCCGTTGGGCGGCGAACTGTACCTGTACGACCTCAAGCAGCAGGGCCAGGCGGCGGTGCGCCAGCTGACCCACGGCGAAGGCTTCGCCACCGATGCCAAGCTGTCGCCCAAGGGCGGCTTCGTCAGCTTCATCCGCGGCCGCAACCTGTGGGTGATCGACCTGGCCAGCGGCAGGCAGCTGCAGCTGACCCGCGATGGCAGCAGCACCATCGGCAATGGCGTGGCCGAGTTTGTCGCCGACGAGGAGATGGACCGCCACACCGGTTACTGGTGGGCGCCGGATGATTCGGCCATCGCCTTCGCGCGTATCGATGAAAGCCCGGTGCCGGTGCAGAAGCGCTACGAGGTCTACGCCGACCGCACCGACGTGATCGAGCAGCGTTACCCGGCTGCCGGCGATGCCAACGTGCGCGTGCAGCTGGGCGTGATCACGCCGACCGCCGATGCGCAGCCACGCTGGATCGACCTGGGCGAGCAGCAGGACATCTACCTGGCCCGGGTCGACTGGCGCGATGCGCAGCACCTGGGGTTCCAGCGCCAGTCGCGCGACCAGAAGCAGCTGGATCTGGTCGAAGTCGCGCTCGCGGGCAACACCCAGCGCGTGCTGGTGCGCGAGACCAGCCCGACCTGGGTGCCGCTGCACAACAGCCTGCGCTTCCTCGACGATGGCAGCGTGCTGTGGTCATCCGAGCGCAGCGGATTCGAGCACCTGTACCGCATCGACAGCACCGGCAAGACCACCGCGCTGACCCACGGCAACTGGTCGGTGGATGAACTGCTGGCGGTCGATGAAAAGGCCGGCAAGGTCTATTTCCGCGCCGGCATCGACTCGGCGCGCGAAAGCCAGATCTACGCGGTATCGCTGCAGGGCGGGCAGCCGCAGCGCCTGTCCAGGGCGCCGGGCATGCACAGCGCCAGCTTTGCGCGCAACGCCAGCGTATATGTCGACACCTGGTCCAACAGCACCACGCCGCCGCAGATCGAGCTGTTCCGTGCCAATGGCGAGAAGATCGCCACGCTGCTGGAGAACGACCTGGCCGATCCGAAGCATCCGTATGCGCGCTACCGCGACGCACAGCGCCCGGTCGAGTTCGGCACGCTCACCGCCGCCGACGGCAAGACACCGCTGAACTACAGCGTGATCAAGCCGGACGGCTTCGATCCGGCCAAGCGCTACCCGGTGGCGGTGTATGTGTACGGCGGCCCGGCCAGCCAGACCGTCACTGACAGCTGGCCCGGCCGTGGCGACCACCTGTTCAACCAGTACCTGGCGCAGCACGGCTACGTGGTGTTCTCGCTGGACAACCGCGGAACCCCGCGCCGCGGCCGTGATTTCGGCGGCGCGCTGTACGGCAGGCAGGGTACGGTGGAAGTGGACGACCAGCTGCGCGGCGTGGCGTGGCTGAAGCAGCAGCCGTGGGTGGACCCGGCGCGCATCGGCGTGCAGGGCTGGTCCAACGGTGGCTACATGACCCTGATGCTGCTGGCCAAGGCGTCCGACCAGTACGCCTGTGGCGTGGCCGGTGCGCCGGTGACCGACTGGGGCCTGTATGACAGCCACTACACCGAACGCTACATGGACCTGCCCAAGCGCAACGACGCCGGCTACCGCGAAGCGCGCGTGCTGACCCACATCGAGGGCCTGCGCTCGCCGCTGCTGCTGATCCACGGCATGGCCGATGACAACGTGCTGTTCTCCAATTCGACCAGCCTGATGAGCGCGCTGCAGAAGCGCGGCCAGCCGTTCGAACTGATGACCTATCCGGGTGCCAAGCACGGCCTGTCCGGTGCCGATGCGCTGCATCGCTACCGCGTTGCCGAAGCGTTCCTGGGTCGTTGCCTGAAACCGTGA
- a CDS encoding bestrophin family protein produces the protein MIIRSRPHGWQLLYILRGSIVPAIAPKVLAILVLSIAVAAVVELAPPVGIERVSVTPFTLLGLVLSIFLSFRNSACYERWWEGRKLWGQLIFESRSLARQVHLLLADDSGRRRRIAYLTTAFAHALAARLRGRIVALVALPWLDEAQREQLGTRENVPDALLAMIAAELAQALRAGELEPILYTQLEDRLHAMSSIQAGCERILSTPLPFAYTLLLHRCAWMFCVLLPFGLASSLGWGTPVLSAVLAYAFFGLDQLGEEMEDPFGLEPNDLPLDAMVRTIEIDQLDALGERPLPEPLLPQGYLLQ, from the coding sequence ATGATCATTCGTTCCCGTCCCCACGGCTGGCAACTGCTGTACATCCTGCGTGGCTCCATCGTTCCGGCGATCGCGCCGAAGGTGCTGGCCATCCTGGTCCTGTCCATCGCGGTGGCCGCGGTGGTGGAACTGGCGCCGCCGGTCGGCATCGAGCGTGTCTCGGTCACGCCGTTCACGCTGCTCGGTCTGGTCCTGTCGATCTTCCTCAGCTTCCGCAACAGCGCCTGCTACGAGCGCTGGTGGGAAGGCCGCAAGCTGTGGGGCCAGCTGATCTTCGAATCGCGTTCGCTGGCCCGGCAGGTGCACCTGCTGCTGGCCGATGACAGTGGCCGCCGCCGCCGCATCGCCTACCTGACCACCGCCTTCGCCCACGCACTGGCCGCACGTCTGCGCGGGCGCATCGTCGCCCTGGTGGCGCTGCCGTGGCTGGACGAGGCCCAGCGCGAGCAGCTGGGCACGCGCGAGAACGTGCCCGACGCGCTGCTGGCGATGATCGCCGCCGAACTGGCCCAGGCGCTGCGGGCCGGCGAGCTGGAGCCGATCCTCTATACCCAGCTGGAAGACCGCCTGCACGCGATGTCCTCCATCCAGGCCGGTTGCGAGCGCATCCTCAGCACGCCGCTGCCGTTCGCCTACACCCTGCTGCTGCACCGCTGCGCGTGGATGTTCTGCGTGCTGCTGCCATTCGGCCTGGCCAGTTCGCTGGGCTGGGGCACGCCGGTGCTGTCGGCGGTGCTGGCCTACGCCTTCTTCGGCCTGGACCAGCTGGGCGAGGAAATGGAAGACCCGTTCGGCCTGGAGCCGAACGACCTGCCCCTGGATGCAATGGTGCGTACGATCGAGATCGACCAGCTCGATGCGCTCGGCGAACGCCCCCTGCCCGAACCCCTGCTGCCCCAGGGCTACCTGCTGCAATAG
- a CDS encoding cytochrome c oxidase assembly factor Coa1 family protein — MTLPPPLPTPAAAAPGWWCRHWRWAMPVAVVLFLGALGGAIAWSVLRWTEAAHDSPPMREAMRRAGCSVELVQAFGEPLHAGALPLGSMQTAINGERDVGLTVALQGPHAQGRLFVKGTRSDGVWDYPVMYVLGDDKQTFDLSALDDAEAAEECELQACRERGECALTAAL, encoded by the coding sequence ATGACCCTGCCACCGCCGCTTCCTACCCCTGCCGCCGCCGCCCCGGGCTGGTGGTGCCGTCATTGGCGCTGGGCGATGCCGGTGGCCGTGGTGCTGTTCCTGGGCGCGCTGGGGGGAGCGATCGCCTGGAGCGTGTTGCGCTGGACCGAAGCCGCGCATGACAGCCCGCCGATGCGCGAGGCGATGCGTCGCGCCGGCTGCAGCGTTGAACTGGTGCAGGCGTTCGGTGAACCCCTGCACGCGGGCGCGCTGCCGTTGGGCAGCATGCAGACCGCGATCAACGGCGAGCGCGATGTCGGCCTGACCGTGGCACTGCAAGGGCCCCACGCGCAGGGGCGCCTGTTCGTGAAGGGCACCCGCTCCGATGGGGTGTGGGACTACCCGGTGATGTACGTGCTGGGCGATGACAAGCAGACCTTCGACCTGAGCGCGCTGGACGATGCCGAGGCCGCGGAAGAATGCGAGTTGCAGGCCTGCCGTGAACGCGGCGAGTGTGCACTGACCGCCGCGTTGTGA
- a CDS encoding DUF885 domain-containing protein: MKPIALAVALALSAAPLLSAPSALAAPAAKAATPASPAWVARSNALAQILLDAQGPFQPEETGFFGVPGYDDKVADLGPDNDARYRAAMAKARDELKAKLATEKDPNVRQDLAIMIHAASQDIEGSELNEKYLLPWSDAPQTVFSGLNLLLSDQVPVERRAKALDRLKAYAGLQPGGTAFTTLARQRYEERLKDSTLLQPTTIEVQQSLDNVETYITGIESLLKKYQIAGADEAMKTLAGQMKDYAAWTRKEVLPKARADARLPAPLYAYQLKQVGIDIDPKLLMQRAQLEFMETRSAMQQLAPLVAKDKGLKVADPSDPVAVIRALKADKIADDHLEGHYRKVIDAIDPLIREHGIVDVPKRAMQMRLGSAAESAASPAPHFLPAPLVNNTGQQGTFVLPLGNPAAGPGAQYDDFNFGAAAWTLSAHEGRPGHELQFTAMVERGVSLARTMFAFNSVNVEGWALYAEAEMVPYEPLDGQMIALQFRLLRAARAMLDPMLNLGLTDRANAERVLIEQVGLSKAMATQELDRYMVRMPGQAGSYFYGYTRILELRMQTELALGAKFDRLAFNNFLLDQGLLPPDQLAEAVQQQFVPKYRTK; the protein is encoded by the coding sequence ATGAAGCCCATCGCGCTGGCCGTTGCCCTGGCCCTGAGTGCCGCCCCGCTGCTGTCCGCTCCGTCGGCCCTGGCCGCACCCGCCGCCAAGGCCGCTACCCCGGCCAGCCCGGCCTGGGTGGCGCGCAGCAACGCGCTGGCGCAGATCCTGCTCGATGCGCAGGGGCCGTTCCAGCCAGAGGAGACCGGCTTCTTCGGCGTGCCCGGCTATGACGACAAGGTGGCCGACCTCGGCCCGGACAATGATGCGCGCTACCGCGCCGCCATGGCCAAGGCCCGTGACGAGCTGAAGGCCAAGCTGGCCACCGAGAAGGATCCCAACGTCCGCCAGGACCTGGCGATCATGATCCACGCCGCCAGCCAGGACATCGAAGGCAGTGAGCTCAACGAGAAGTACCTGCTGCCGTGGAGCGACGCGCCGCAGACGGTGTTCAGCGGCCTCAACCTGCTGCTGTCCGACCAGGTGCCGGTCGAGCGCCGGGCCAAGGCGCTCGATCGCCTCAAGGCGTACGCGGGCCTGCAGCCGGGCGGCACCGCCTTCACCACGCTGGCCCGCCAGCGTTACGAAGAACGCCTGAAGGACAGCACGCTGCTGCAGCCGACCACGATCGAAGTGCAGCAGTCGCTGGACAACGTCGAGACCTACATCACCGGCATCGAGTCACTGCTGAAGAAGTACCAGATCGCTGGTGCCGACGAGGCGATGAAGACCCTGGCCGGGCAGATGAAGGACTACGCCGCGTGGACGCGCAAGGAGGTGCTGCCCAAGGCACGCGCCGATGCGCGCCTGCCGGCGCCGCTGTATGCGTACCAGCTGAAGCAGGTCGGTATCGACATCGATCCGAAGCTGCTGATGCAGCGCGCGCAGCTGGAATTCATGGAGACCCGCTCGGCGATGCAGCAGCTGGCGCCGCTGGTGGCCAAGGACAAGGGCCTGAAGGTGGCTGACCCGAGCGACCCGGTGGCGGTGATCCGCGCGCTGAAGGCCGACAAGATCGCCGACGATCATCTGGAAGGCCACTACCGCAAGGTCATCGACGCCATCGATCCGCTGATCCGCGAACACGGCATCGTCGATGTGCCCAAGCGCGCCATGCAGATGCGCCTGGGCTCGGCGGCGGAAAGCGCGGCCAGCCCGGCCCCGCACTTCCTGCCGGCACCGCTGGTCAACAATACCGGGCAGCAGGGCACCTTCGTGCTGCCGTTGGGCAACCCGGCCGCTGGCCCGGGCGCGCAGTACGATGATTTCAACTTCGGTGCCGCAGCGTGGACGCTGAGCGCGCACGAAGGCCGCCCCGGCCATGAGCTGCAGTTCACCGCGATGGTCGAGCGTGGGGTATCGCTGGCGCGCACCATGTTCGCGTTCAATTCGGTGAACGTGGAAGGCTGGGCGCTGTATGCCGAAGCCGAGATGGTGCCGTACGAGCCGCTGGACGGGCAGATGATCGCTCTGCAGTTCCGCCTGCTGCGTGCCGCCCGCGCGATGCTCGACCCGATGCTCAACCTGGGCCTGACCGACCGCGCCAATGCCGAGCGCGTGCTGATCGAGCAGGTCGGCCTGTCCAAGGCGATGGCCACCCAGGAACTGGACCGCTACATGGTGCGCATGCCGGGCCAGGCGGGCAGCTACTTCTACGGCTACACCCGCATCCTGGAACTGCGCATGCAGACCGAGCTTGCGCTGGGCGCGAAGTTCGACCGCCTGGCGTTCAACAACTTCCTGCTCGACCAGGGCCTGCTGCCGCCGGATCAGCTGGCCGAAGCGGTGCAGCAGCAGTTCGTGCCGAAGTACCGGACGAAGTAA
- a CDS encoding TIGR00645 family protein, translating to MSANRPSLSPLSTLIFASRWLQLPLYLGLIVAQCVYVFLFGKELWHLISHSASMGEQQIMLIVLGLIDVVMISNLLVMVIVGGYETFVSRLRLEGHPDQPEWLSHVNASVLKVKLAMAIIGISSIHLLKTFIATGALGGIPLCTPEQMNVAAANIGAAKCAMLTADGVLWQTIIHCVFILSAIGIAWTDKLMSGSHDKAAAH from the coding sequence ATGAGTGCAAACCGACCTTCGCTCTCCCCGCTGTCCACCCTGATCTTCGCCTCGCGCTGGTTGCAGCTGCCGCTGTACCTGGGCCTGATCGTCGCCCAGTGCGTCTATGTGTTCCTGTTCGGCAAGGAACTGTGGCACCTGATCTCGCATTCGGCCTCGATGGGCGAGCAGCAGATCATGCTGATCGTGCTGGGCCTGATCGACGTGGTGATGATCTCCAACCTGCTGGTGATGGTGATCGTCGGCGGCTATGAGACCTTCGTGTCGCGCCTGCGCCTGGAAGGCCACCCGGACCAGCCGGAATGGCTGAGCCACGTCAACGCCAGCGTGCTGAAGGTGAAGCTGGCCATGGCGATCATCGGCATCTCCTCGATCCACCTGCTGAAGACCTTCATCGCCACCGGCGCGCTGGGCGGCATCCCGCTGTGCACCCCGGAGCAGATGAACGTCGCCGCCGCCAACATCGGCGCCGCGAAGTGCGCGATGCTGACCGCCGACGGCGTGCTGTGGCAGACCATCATCCACTGCGTGTTCATCCTGTCGGCGATCGGCATCGCCTGGACCGACAAGCTGATGTCCGGCAGCCACGACAAGGCTGCCGCGCACTGA
- a CDS encoding glutathione binding-like protein, translating to MIDLYYWPTPNGHKVTLMLEEAGLEYRIHPVNIGSGDQFKPDFLAISPNNKMPAIVDQAPAGGGAPLSVFESGAILLYLAEKTGRFLPADPRGRVATLEWLFWQMGGLGPMSGQMGHFNVYAPEKIPYAIERYGNEVQRLHGVMDKRLAQHAFLAGDDYSIADMASYPWIGAYDTLPADFAAFPNLKRWHDSIAARPATQRAYALRAQVNPNAGKPLSDEERKHLFGKR from the coding sequence ATGATCGACCTGTATTACTGGCCTACCCCGAACGGCCACAAAGTCACCCTGATGCTGGAGGAGGCCGGCCTGGAGTACCGCATCCACCCGGTCAACATCGGCTCGGGCGACCAGTTCAAGCCCGATTTCCTGGCGATCTCGCCCAACAACAAGATGCCGGCCATCGTCGACCAGGCGCCGGCCGGCGGCGGCGCCCCGCTGAGCGTGTTCGAGTCCGGTGCGATCCTGCTGTACCTGGCCGAGAAGACCGGGCGCTTCCTGCCGGCCGACCCGCGTGGCCGCGTGGCCACTCTGGAGTGGCTGTTCTGGCAGATGGGCGGGCTGGGCCCGATGAGCGGCCAGATGGGCCATTTCAACGTCTATGCGCCGGAGAAGATCCCTTATGCGATCGAGCGCTACGGCAATGAAGTACAGCGCCTGCACGGGGTGATGGACAAGCGCCTGGCCCAGCATGCCTTCCTGGCCGGTGACGATTACTCCATCGCCGACATGGCCAGCTACCCGTGGATCGGCGCCTACGACACGCTGCCGGCGGACTTCGCCGCCTTCCCGAACCTGAAGCGCTGGCATGACAGCATCGCTGCACGCCCGGCCACCCAGCGCGCCTATGCACTGCGTGCGCAGGTGAACCCGAACGCCGGCAAGCCGCTCAGCGACGAAGAGCGCAAGCACCTGTTCGGGAAGCGTTGA